ATTGTTCCGTCGATCGCGATCTGCTCTCTATGCTCACGTGGCGCGCCATAGGCGACCAGCGTGAGCGGATGTGCGAGCAGATGATTCGGGAAGCCGGCGTCTTCCTCGTAACGCGGACACGGTTCCGCATGGATGTACACAGGGCCGGGCTGCGGCAGCGCCTTCAAATCGCTGAAGGCGTCGTAGGTGAAGAGGATGCGCTCCTCGTTTCCGACATCGAAGTAGCGGAGACAGTGACGGCAGGGCCCGTAGCCTTTCGCCACCTCGGTGTGCGCGGGATGCCCATATTTCGGAGAGCGAAGCGTGCTGCGCACGCTCTCGGCAACTGCGGTTGGAATCGGTACGATACGCATATTCACAGGCTGTCTCCTTGTTGAACTCATCTTGAGAGCTCGAAAAAGTTGTCGCCATCCGCTTCTTGCGGTCGAATTCATCAGCGCCTGTCTCATTCGCGAATTGCGCCGCAACAATCGGATGGACCAGACGCGCCGGCATCCCTATGATCGTAGTGTGATTACCCATGACCTCGCATGGAAGGCTGTAGCAGAGCGCGACAGACGCTTCGACGGCGAGTTCGTTTACGCCGTGACGACGACCTCGATCTATTGCCGGCCGTCGTGCGCCTCGCGGCGCCCGCGACGAGAGAATGTGCGCTTCTTCGAGACTCCCGCTGCGGCCGAAAGCGAGGCCTTCCGGCCGTGCCTTCGCTGCGACCCGAGGGACGAGTCAGTTTCGCTGAGCGAACGTGCTCGGCAGATGCTCGAGGCGAGCCTCGACGACCCACCGTCGCTCGAGCAGCTCGCGAGAAGATTGAGCGTGAGCCGATTTCACCTCCAGCGCACGTTCAAGAAAACTTTCGGTCTGTCGCCCAAGCAGTATCTGGCAGCGCGACAGATCGAGAGTATGCGGCAGCACCTCAAGGCCGGGGCCGATGTGCTGACGGCGACGTACGCGGCGGGCTACGGATCAACCAGCAGAATTTACGAGCGCGGCAGCGAAGCGCTGGGAATGACTCCCGGAGTCTACCGTCGGGGCGGCACCGACCTGAGTATTCGATACGTCATCGCTGCGTCATCGCTCGGACGCCTTCTCGTTGCCGGCACCGTTCGAGGCATCTGCGCTGTCTGGTTCGGTGATACAGACGCCGAGCTCGAAGAAATGATCCGCGGTGAGTTTCCTAACGCGGATGTGCAGCCGGCAGCCGGCGACGAAATGCGGCAGCTCGTGCTCGACGTCATTGGCGCGATCGAGTTTGAT
The Acidobacteriota bacterium DNA segment above includes these coding regions:
- the ada gene encoding bifunctional DNA-binding transcriptional regulator/O6-methylguanine-DNA methyltransferase Ada is translated as MITHDLAWKAVAERDRRFDGEFVYAVTTTSIYCRPSCASRRPRRENVRFFETPAAAESEAFRPCLRCDPRDESVSLSERARQMLEASLDDPPSLEQLARRLSVSRFHLQRTFKKTFGLSPKQYLAARQIESMRQHLKAGADVLTATYAAGYGSTSRIYERGSEALGMTPGVYRRGGTDLSIRYVIAASSLGRLLVAGTVRGICAVWFGDTDAELEEMIRGEFPNADVQPAAGDEMRQLVLDVIGAIEFDSGTERIPLEVAATTFQMRVWNALRAIPAGSTRSYREIASEIGEPGAARAVGNACASNRVAYLIPCHRAVPSGGGIGRYRWGTSRKQELLRRERAAQPGAMPDEEV
- a CDS encoding DUF1203 domain-containing protein, coding for MRQALMNSTARSGWRQLFRALKMSSTRRQPVNMRIVPIPTAVAESVRSTLRSPKYGHPAHTEVAKGYGPCRHCLRYFDVGNEERILFTYDAFSDLKALPQPGPVYIHAEPCPRYEEDAGFPNHLLAHPLTLVAYGAPREHREQIAIDGTMPDLAVKRLLSRNDVAYVQVYDTEAGCFDFRIEREDSEGAGSVEEFSC